A genomic stretch from Coleofasciculus sp. FACHB-1120 includes:
- the ilvB gene encoding biosynthetic-type acetolactate synthase large subunit, giving the protein MVRSQSVSEKESIRQMSSRRSGAFALIDSLKRHGVEHIFGYPGGAILPIYDELYRAQKDGGISHILARHEQGAAHAADGYARATGKVGVCFATSGPGATNLVTGIATAHMDSIPMVVVTGQVALNAIGSDAFQETDIFGITLPIVKHSYVVRDPKDMARIVAEAFHIASTGRPGPVLIDVPKDVALAEFDYVPMEPDTVRLPGYRPTVKGNPRQINAACTLLRQARQPLLYVGGGAITSGAHAEIQELAELFQIPVTTTLMGIGAFDENHPLALGMLGMHGTAYANFSVSECDLLIAVGARFDDRVAGKLDEFASHAKVIHIDIDPAEVGKNRAPEVPIVGDVRNVLIDLLRRCQETNAAFEPNQTKAWLERINRWREDYPLVVPQYPDSLAPQEVISELGNQAPKAYYTTDVGQHQMWAAQFLKNGPRRWISSAGLGTMGYGMPAAMGAKVALPNEQVICISGDASFQMNLQELGTLAQYGINVKTVIINNGWQGMVRQWQEAFYGERYSSSNMEVGMPDFVMLAKAFGIKGMSIRDRSELKGAIAEMLAHNGPVLLEAQVKRDENCYPMVAPGKSNAQMIGLPERRKLEKATELVYCSGCGAKNIASNNFCPDCGTKI; this is encoded by the coding sequence ATGGTGCGATCGCAAAGCGTCTCGGAAAAAGAATCAATACGTCAAATGAGCAGCCGCAGATCAGGTGCCTTTGCCCTGATTGACAGTCTGAAGCGTCACGGTGTTGAGCATATTTTTGGCTATCCAGGTGGTGCAATTCTGCCGATATACGATGAACTGTATCGGGCACAAAAGGATGGCGGAATTTCTCACATTTTGGCAAGACACGAGCAAGGCGCGGCTCACGCGGCAGATGGTTATGCTCGTGCCACCGGCAAGGTGGGGGTCTGTTTTGCCACGTCCGGCCCTGGGGCAACGAACCTAGTGACGGGCATTGCTACAGCCCACATGGACTCGATTCCAATGGTCGTGGTCACAGGGCAGGTGGCTCTTAACGCGATTGGCAGCGATGCGTTTCAGGAAACCGATATTTTCGGAATTACGCTGCCGATTGTGAAACACTCCTATGTCGTGCGCGATCCCAAAGATATGGCGCGGATTGTGGCAGAAGCGTTCCACATCGCCAGTACCGGGCGTCCGGGACCCGTGTTGATTGATGTGCCCAAAGATGTGGCATTAGCAGAATTTGACTATGTGCCGATGGAGCCGGATACGGTGAGATTGCCGGGATACCGTCCTACGGTGAAGGGCAATCCTCGTCAGATCAATGCCGCGTGTACTTTACTTCGGCAAGCACGGCAGCCGTTGCTCTATGTGGGTGGAGGCGCGATTACATCCGGTGCCCATGCAGAAATTCAAGAACTGGCAGAACTCTTCCAAATCCCCGTAACAACGACGTTGATGGGCATTGGTGCCTTTGACGAGAACCATCCCCTCGCACTGGGAATGTTGGGGATGCACGGCACCGCCTACGCTAACTTTTCAGTCAGCGAGTGCGATTTGCTGATTGCGGTGGGAGCCAGATTTGATGACCGCGTGGCGGGTAAGTTGGATGAATTTGCTTCTCACGCCAAGGTCATTCATATCGACATCGACCCCGCAGAAGTCGGAAAAAATCGCGCTCCGGAAGTGCCGATTGTCGGCGATGTGCGGAATGTGTTGATTGACTTGCTGCGCCGATGCCAGGAAACCAACGCGGCTTTTGAGCCAAATCAAACGAAAGCATGGCTGGAACGCATTAATCGCTGGCGGGAAGATTATCCCCTCGTAGTGCCCCAATATCCCGATAGTCTGGCACCGCAAGAGGTGATTTCAGAACTAGGGAATCAAGCTCCCAAAGCCTACTACACGACAGATGTGGGTCAGCACCAAATGTGGGCGGCGCAATTTCTCAAGAACGGGCCGCGTCGGTGGATCTCCAGTGCTGGTTTGGGCACGATGGGGTACGGGATGCCAGCGGCAATGGGTGCTAAAGTAGCACTGCCGAACGAACAGGTGATTTGTATTAGCGGTGATGCTAGTTTCCAGATGAATTTACAGGAACTGGGCACGCTTGCACAATATGGCATAAATGTCAAGACCGTTATCATCAATAATGGCTGGCAGGGAATGGTGCGTCAGTGGCAGGAGGCGTTCTACGGAGAGCGTTACTCGTCCTCAAATATGGAAGTGGGGATGCCGGATTTTGTGATGCTCGCCAAAGCATTCGGGATTAAGGGAATGTCGATCCGCGATCGCTCGGAACTGAAAGGTGCGATCGCGGAAATGTTGGCTCACAATGGCCCTGTTTTACTAGAGGCCCAAGTAAAAAGGGACGAAAACTGTTACCCAATGGTGGCTCCTGGTAAAAGCAACGCTCAAATGATTGGTTTACCAGAACGTCGCAAGTTG